The Gossypium hirsutum isolate 1008001.06 chromosome A03, Gossypium_hirsutum_v2.1, whole genome shotgun sequence genome contains the following window.
TTGGTAAAAGACTAGTGAGAAACCGTCAGGCCCAGAAGCTTTTGTAGGCCCCATCCCTTTCAGCGCCCCCACAATTTCTTCCTTTGTGTAAGGAGCCATCAGTCGTTGATTCATACCGTCAGAAATACACGTTTGAACTCTAGATAGGATATGCTCCAAATTTCCAACCCCTTTAGATtcaaataaatccaaaaaataGGCACGTGCAATATTCTCCATATCCTTCCCACCCGTAGCAAGAGAACCATCACCTCTTTGTAATTCACGAATTCGATTGTTACGCCGTCTCTATGACGCATATCTATGAAAAAAGAAGGTATTTTTATCCCCCATCTTCAATCAGTTAACTCTTGCTCGTTGCTCCCAGTACCGTTCCTCCTTGTCTATCTCCATGTTCAAATGTAACTTGACCTCCACCAGTTCCGCCAAATTCCCCTCCGATCTATCATCATGATTTAGTTCCTCAAGTCTTCTATTAAATCTTTCCACTTCCTTTCCTCTGTTTAACTTTATCTTTCTAGCCCATTCCATCAATCCCGTGGATAGAATTGACACGCGGCTAAGGAAGGAACCTGAACTCCCAATCCATAGCTTCCGAATCACTTCTTCACACGATTCCTttagtaatataatattaagcataaaatatttatataaatgttgatatattaataattattttattggtaTATTCActgtgctttttttttcttttactaccTAGTAAAAACTTTCTATACTGAGAAAGAGATAAATATCTCTTTTCCAAAAGATAAAGGTCTGCCCATATAACCAGACATCAAAATTTAGAATTATAAATGTCTACCATTCATTAAAAAGGCTTTATTCCACCAtccaaattcacaaattttagtgaagaaaaaacaacaaaaaagttTAGCGAAGAAAATATTCCCTTTTTATCCGATTCAAGGTATTCACCGTCATTAGCAAGGGTTAAACTTTTTTATCACGAGAGTTCTCTGAAAAGGTAAATAGTTAGTCACGTAATGTGCTACATTCTTATAAGTAGGGATCAAATCTCTGACCACATAAGTAATAGACTAGATGAGTTACTACCACACGACTTTGCCACACCttatagttaaaaaataaaattattcaatatactataataatatataaaaatgttttttaataatatctaaaaatataaggtataataacttatttgaccttctaactttacaaaaaaaatatttttagtgctctatatatattttttaacattttttaaccaTTGAACTTGCATTTTTGTCAAATCAGCTCAAACTAAATGGAAAAGACAATTTGTTTTTAAGACTTTGTTGGCATTGCATACATGTGGATTATcatataaatgatataaaatctattttcaaaaattaaaaatcattaaaactattaaaaaatagtgttttttaaattaaaaaaattaattaaatattgatatatCATCTACCTAATAATTACATGTATGCCATGTAAACAAAGTTAAGTTAATGTTTTCGTTcattttgaaataatttgataaaaataaaaatttaaaggctAAAAAGACGAAAACTTAAATGAAGGACTAAAATACTATTTTTCAGGAGAGTTATAAAAGTTAACATGACATTGAAGCACCTATTGCAAAAGACGGACAAATGAACAAGAATTTAGCACAAGAGCAATAGCAACAGAAAACAAGACAAAACTAACAAGACATGACggttttttttacttttacttttagtCTCTACATCAAAAACCAAAGGTTTCAGATTCAGTCCCCtaacttttacattttctttttcatgtatCATTTCTCAAGCAACAGTGACGATGTTAGTGCCATCTCCGTTGCTGAAGCTTGGTAGCACCTGAAAAGCAGAATGCCTCGATGATGATGAGGGATCCCCTTGATCAGATTGTAAAGACAACTTTAAATTCAACGGCGGACCCTCGGTGACTGCATTCAAGTTCAAGTTAAGATCAGGAAAACAAATGTTCTTTTGTGGCTGAATTTGCTCATCTTCCACCTAACCATTTGgattaatttaatagaaaaataaaaatttcaaaatagaggCTGAAAATATTTCTACAATAAATGGTAATAATTTCTTTGCTCAATATGTTTTTAGCAGAATTCTAATGTTTCataaaattaatacaattatcgtATCTAGAAAATCCACTAAGAAAATtgccaaacaaaaaaaattggatAATGAGAAAGATATAATAGGGAATACCATATCGAGGGTCATATCGAAGAGGCTAGATCTACGACGGCGACGATTGATATTGCTTTGTCGGAGAAAGTATTTTTGAGCATGACTGGCCACTTGAGTTGGGGTTCGAGTTTTAACGAAGTATAAAGAAATCCGTCTCCAATTCCCTTTCCCCACTTTTTGTAATCCTAACAAAAACAACTTGTGCTCTTCCACGGTCCACGGTATCCctgaaattcatttaaaaataacaagatcaaaatataaaagaaacttaCAAGTTcaataataaatcaaaaataaaagtaGAGATCTAAAAAAAACCTCGTTTGCGCTCTCGATTCTTGGTGGAATGAGGAATAACATCATCGGCAGAGGCATAATCGGCGGTGACGTACTCCTCTCCTTTATATTTGTCACCGactttgttgttattattagaTTCGCGAGGCTGTTCATATTGAGAAAGATTGTTCATACTAACAATTTTCCTTATCGAATCAACCACCAGTTTGACTCCAAAAAGCATGATCTCTCCTCTTTCGCCACAATTTGCAATGGAGTTACCAACGGAGGAAGAGGCAGTGGAGCATATGGTAGGCAacattctctttttttctttttcttgatatTGAATCTGTAGTCGTTAAATCCGAgggacaaaaagaaaatagagataTATAACAAAGAAGAAATGCAGGCGAGTTGCCCTAGAGAATATATATTATGTAACGGCAATGTGAAGTGGCCCCACATTGTGGAAGTTGCTTTTGTTGTGCGGGAAAAGTACGCAGTGTATAATAATTGGTTGAACTAACTTATGTTAATTTATCGTCGGCCAGTTTATCAAATCCCTATGAGGATACTGAGATTTGAGGAGTTCTGTTTCACTACTTCGCAATTATATACCTGATATATAATGTTGCATCATGCAAAAttgaaaaactcaattttttattaatatgataCACTCTTAGAGAATATATAATGTAACGGTGAGGTGAGGTGACATCACGTTGTGGCAGCTGCTTATGATGTGCTGGAAGATACACAGTGTATAACAATTGGTTGAACTATCTTATGTTATTTATTGCCTGTTAGTTTATCAAACCTCTATAAGATTAATGAGATTTTTAAGGAGTTCCATTTCACTACTTCACAGTTATACTCTTGATAAATAATGTTGTATctagtaaaattgaaaaaatctcaattttttaatataatatactcTTAGAGAATATATTTAAGGTAACGACAAGGTTAGGTGGCACCATGTTGTGGAAGTTGCTTTCAATGTGTAGGAAAAATACGCAGTGTATAATAATTGGTTGAATTATCTTATGTTATTTATAGCCTGTCAGTTTATCAAATTTCTATAAGGTTAATGAGATTTAAGAAGTTTTGCTTCACTACGTCAGAGTTATACTCTTGATAAATAATGTTGCATAtcgtaaaattgaaaaaattaattttttaatatgatacACTCTTAGAGTATATATATAAGGTAATGACAAGGTGAGATGGCACTATGTTGTGGAAGTTGTTTTTGATATGCGAGGAAAATACCCGTATATAATAATTGGTTgaattaatttatgttattttatccTCAGTTTATCATATCTCTATAAAAATAACGAGATTTAGGTGTTTCGTTTACTAGTTTGCAAtacaaaatttacaaaatcatttcttttttaatatgATATACCCTGAAGTGTTGTTTCatcaactaaaaaaattaaatgttgaaaGTCTAATGTGAAAGTCTCTCATACTAGGCTTGTGGGGCCTACTTCAATCCATAAAGAACTTTGTTGAGTCTAAACACATAGTCTGGATACTCAAGATCTTTAAAACCTTTTGTTTGAACCACTTATActtctttccaaaaaaaaaaaaaccttgaagaAGGCGTTCTTTTATATCTATATGGTAATGGTTTATGTTAAGTGACCACTGCTAACAACAAACTTATAGCCTCTAATCAAGCAACATGAACAAAGGTTTCATCGAAATCAATCGATTTAACCTGTGTACCCTTGAACCACCAAACTAGCCTTGTTGGAGTCTGTGTAGCCTAGAGAAATCCTTCATCACTCTTGGCATTGAACTTTCCTTGTTGGAGAATGTACCAAATACTTCCAATTACATAAAATTACTTCACATGCATTCAGTTTCCTTCCTTTCAACACTTCATAGTGAGTGATTCACGTCTTTGGTCTCAAGTGAACTTTGTTGAAACATAAACAGTAGTGTTGACTACCTCTACCCAGAACTTGTGAGCAATTCCCTTACCATTTTGCATGACACCGGCCATCTCTTGACTGGTTTTGTTTTTCCTCTCCACAACACCATTCTATTGTAGGGTCTTGGCTGTGGAGAATTCAAGCTTTATTCCTTCAGCAGCATcacagaaataaaaaataaaataaaaactcattattatCAAACTCTCAACTTTTGTCAGTTCTAATCCTTACAATAGTACTAATGTTACTACTTTTCTCCATTAGCTCAACTTTTGTCACTTGTAATCCTTACAATAGTGCCAATGTTACTACTTTCTCATTCATTAGCTTTCTGCATAGCTTTTTGAATTTTCCAAAGAGTGTTTGGTTTCCTTAGATACAATCACACAACAAGAGCCATAACAAATAATCGTTatataatcaattaaataaaaatgaaattctagAAAATTAACTATGAAAATGCTAACAAATTAAGCTTTTCTCACCTCCCAACAAGCTTGACAGAAAACTACACTAACCCAAGAAAAGTTTCTCCTCCCTCTCAAAAATAATTCTCCTAAACATGAACATATGTATCAAGTCTCTTAATGAGTATAACTATACATAACAACTAAATTATCCTATAAACATTGAAATTTCACTCACCAATCCTTCGAGCTTCCTACCAAGAACCCATGGCTAGCTCTCTAGATAAATATTCTATCAACAAATTTAGCAATTCCTTGAAAATTCTCTATGCAATTTCTATGGCAAAGCCCTCGGCTTGAAGAAGAGAAGCTATATATGaaactttctttttcttcctttcttgcaaaaaccgaaaaagagagagagatggTGGGCAAGAGTTTCTCTCAAATTCTTAactattttccttaataattagGCTAATAAAATCTTGTTAGTGGGATCCCATGGTGATGATGCTTTTAATGGTAATTTAAGTAGAGATCAATGGTATATATCATGGCTACCCACTATCAAATTCTTGACttggttaaaattttttattaaggcCTTGCCAATCATCAATCTTGATCCTTAAAAAACTCCATGTCTCTATATTAAACTTGTCAATTGGCttatttctacaatttaatccatgagcaattttattatttcaaaatacgaccacgtaaataaataaatgatgacGTTTGAAAACGACGCTCGTTTTCCAAGATTTAATTGTCTTACGACGTTacaaaaaatcatatataaaagtAGGGGTATTATTGCCAAATAAAAAAAGCTTACTTTTTCACTGTACTAAACTAGAGTTTTTGGCTTCAGTCCACCCAATCCAGTGACTTTTCTAATTTTCCACTGCACTAATTAATACCATCCTAACGGCAGTGCAGTGAGTTGGAAACCTGATCCAAATGGGCTATTTGTTTAGTCTATTTAGCTCTTGAATCACTCTCTAATCTTGTGCATTTGCACGCAACTTAGGTCTCAATGCTTCCTTAAAAGGAGGATGGATGCTTGAATTTGATTCTCTAGTTAGGTTTGGATGAGCGGTGTGTTTACCTAAGATTATGATAAAAATAGCGATGGTGATGAAATTAGATACTATAATAATATTGTAgtatgaaacaaaaataaactaaaccAATTACACCACACCATATCCTAcctgagaaaaaaaaataaaaataaaataaacacatagatttttacgtggaaaccctttcgggaaaaaaccacgggcagagaagaagaaaattcactatgtcgaaaatttgaatcaatacaagaggaatagactatgtctatttataggcttgtaaagccatattctagtaggattgaaacaccttatcctaatcaatataaaatagatagagttttataaagtttaaaaaaccttattctaaaataaaataaaaaaagtctagttctatatggattttacttttattttattttccatcgtattttatttaaataagaattcgggtcacttaattctaacaatctccaccttgacacaaattctcaatgaacaagttcttcatcgcaaactttcaatgaacaagttctccacctcttccataaaacccttaagggtttaacttcaacaatgaacaccaaccaagtctaagcaatgcttaaacttggttataggaagtgacttaatCATcgtatctgcaggattttcatgagtactaattttgctcataacaatatcaccacgagcaataatatcacgaacaaaacgataccgaacatcaatgtgttttgttctctcctgaaacatttgatcttttgtaagaaagatggcactc
Protein-coding sequences here:
- the LOC107887295 gene encoding transcription factor MYB1R1 isoform X1, whose product is MLPTICSTASSSVGNSIANCGERGEIMLFGVKLVVDSIRKIVSMNNLSQYEQPRESNNNNKVGDKYKGEEYVTADYASADDVIPHSTKNRERKRGIPWTVEEHKLFLLGLQKVGKGNWRRISLYFVKTRTPTQVASHAQKYFLRQSNINRRRRRSSLFDMTLDMVEDEQIQPQKNICFPDLNLNLNAVTEGPPLNLKLSLQSDQGDPSSSSRHSAFQVLPSFSNGDGTNIVTVA
- the LOC107887295 gene encoding transcription factor MYB1R1 isoform X2; its protein translation is MLPTICSTASSSVGNSIANCGERGEIMLFGVKLVVDSIRKIVSMNNLSQYEQPRESNNNNKVGDKYKGEEYVTADYASADDVIPHSTKNRERKRGIPWTVEEHKLFLLGLQKVGKGNWRRISLYFVKTRTPTQVASHAQKYFLRQSNINRRRRRSSLFDMTLDMSPRVRR